One window of the Eucalyptus grandis isolate ANBG69807.140 chromosome 8, ASM1654582v1, whole genome shotgun sequence genome contains the following:
- the LOC104414393 gene encoding myosin-6 produces the protein MAASMAVAVGSIVWVEDPEVAWIDGEVVEVNGEEIKINLTSGRTVVANASTVYAKDTEAPQCGVDDMTRLAYLHEPGVLDNLRCRYDLNEIYTYTGNILIAVNPFRRLPHLYDNYMMEQYKGAAFGELSPHPFAVADSAYRQMINEGLSQAILVSGESGAGKTESTKMLMRYLAYMGGRAAAEGRTVEQQVLESNPVLEAFGNAKTVRNNNSSRFGKFVEIQFDQRGRISGAAIRTYLLERSRVCQVSDPERNYHCFYMLCAAPEEDVKRYKLGNPRRFHYLNQSNCFELDGVNDSEEYIATRKAMEVVGISPDEQDAVFRVVAAILHLGNVEFAKGEEADSSEPKDDESRFHLKMAAELFMCDEKSLEDSLCKRVIVTRDESITKWMNPEAAAVNRDALAKIVYSRLFDWLVNKINSSIGQDHDSKFLIGVLDIYGFESFKTNSFEQFCINLTNEKLQQHFNQHVFKMEQDEYTREEIDWSYIEFIDNQDILDLLEKKPGGIIALLDEACMFPKSTHETFAEKLYQTFKDHKRFSKPKLSRSDFTISHYAGDVTYQTEFFLDKNKDYVVAEHQALLSASRCTFVSGLFPPLPEESSKSSKFSSIGSRFKQQLQALLETLSATEPHYIRCVKPNNLLKPTIFESSNVLQQLRCGGVMEAIRISCAGYPTRKTFDEFIGRFGILAPDVLSGSFDEITGCKKILERVNLEGYQVGKTKVFLRAGQMAELDARRIEVLGRSASIIQRKVRSYLSRKSFIQLHLTAIQIQAISRGQVARCRFEDMRREAACLKIQRVWRMCFARQAYKNVYSSALSIQTGLRGMAARDELRYRKQTTAAVILQSHCRKYLVRASYLTLKKAAITTQSAWRGRVARRELRKLKLAAKETGALQAAKTMLEKQVEELTWRLQLEKRMRADIEEAKTQENVKLQSALQEMQLQFEETKAMLIKEREAAQKAAEQEPIVQEVPVVDHELMDKLAAENEKLKALVSSLEKKIDETERKYEETNKLSEERLKQAMEAESKIIELKMNMQRLEEKLSDMEADEEVLRQQALMNAPVKKMSEHLLINKDQARENGHHDPQSASPTKKADGESDNRLRRSFVEKQHENVDSLIRCVTQDLGFSEGVPVAAFTIYKCLLHWRSLEAERTNVFDRLIQMIGSAIENQDNNEHMAYWLSNSSTLLILLQRSLKGTGGTPTKKASPATSLFGRMTQGFRSSPSSANLPVGGRVVRQVEAKYPALLFRQQLTAYVEKIYGIIRDNLKKELSSFLSSCIQAPRTSRANSLRSSGRSFGNSSPANHWHGIIESLNGLLRTLTENYVPPVLVQKIFTQTFSYMNVQLFNSLLLRRECCTFGNGEYVKAGLAELELWCGQAKQEYAGSSWDELKHIRQAVGFLVIHQKSRISYDDITNDLCPVLSVQQLYRICTLYWDDNYNTRSVSPDVISSMRILMTEDSSNEASNSFLLDDTSSIPFSVDDISSSLQVKDLSGVKPAVDLLENPAFQFLRE, from the exons ATG GCCGCTTCAATGGCTGTAGCGGTTGGATCTATTGTATGGGTGGAGGATCCTGAGGTAGCCTGGATAGATGGTGAAGTTGTGGAAGTCAATGGCGAAgagattaaaataaatttgacatCAGGAAGGACG GTTGTCGCCAATGCTTCCACTGTCTATGCAAAAGATACTGAAGCTCCTCAATGCGGCGTGGATGATATGACAAGGCTTGCTTATCTGCATGAGCCTGGGGTTTTAGATAATTTAAGATGCAGATATGATCTCAACGAGATATAT ACTTATACGGGAAATATATTGATTGCGGTGAACCCTTTTCGGAGGTTACCTCATTTATATGACAATTACATGATGGAACAATATAAAGGGGCTGCTTTTGGTGAATTAAGCCCTCATCCATTTGCTGTTGCAGATTCTGCATACAG ACAGATGATCAATGAAGGACTAAGCCAAGCCATTTTAGTAAGCGGAGAGAGCGGAGCCGGTAAGACAGAAAGCACTAAGATGCTTATGCGCTATCTTGCTTATATGGGTGGGAGAGCTGCAGCAGAGGGAAGAACTGTGGAGCAGCAAGTTCTTGAG TCTAACCCTGTTTTGGAAGCATTTGGTAATGCCAAGACAGTTAGAAATAATAACTCAAG TCGATTTGGTAAGTTCGTGGAAATCCAATTTGATCAAAGAGGAAGAATTTCGGGAGCTGCAATAAGGACATACTTGCTAGAGCGGTCGCGCGTTTGCCAAGTGTCTGATCCTGAGAGAAACTACCATTGCTTCTATATGCTTTGTGCTGCACCAGAGGAG GATGTTAAGAGGTATAAATTGGGGAATCCAAGGAGGTTTCATTATCTGAATCAATCAAACTGCTTTGAGCTGGATGGAGTGAATGATTCTGAGGAGTATATTGCGACTAGAAAGGCTATGGAAGTTGTTGGCATAAGTCCCGATGAGCAG GATGCGGTCTTCCGAGTTGTTGCTGCTATACTTCATCTAGGGAATGTTGAGTTTGCAAAGGGCGAGGAAGCAGATTCTTCCGAACCCAAAGATGATGAGTCACGATTCCATCTTAAAATGGCAGCTGAATTGTTCAT GTGTGATGAGAAGTCTCTTGAAGATTCTTTGTGCAAACGTGTGATTGTGACCCGTGATGAGTCCATAACAAAATGGATGAACCCAGAGGCAGCAGCTGTCAACAGAGATGCTTTGGCGAAAATTGTGTATTCAAGATTATTTGATTG GCTTGTGAACAAGATCAATAGCTCGATTGGGCAAGATCATGACTCAAAATTCTTAATTGGGGTTTTGGATATCTACGGATTTGAGAGTTTCAAGACAAACAG CTTTGAGCAATTTTGCATAAACTTGACAAATGAAAAGCTGCAACAACATTTCAATCAG CATGTTTTTAAGATGGAGCAAGACGAATATACAAGGGAAGAAATTGATTGGAGTTACATAGAGTTCATTGATAATCAAGATATCCTTGATCTATTAGAAAAG AAACCTGGTGGCATCATTGCTCTTTTGGATGAGGCTTG CATGTTTCCAAAATCCACCCATGAGACATTTGCAGAAAAACTTTACCAGACATTTAAGGATCACAAGCGCTTCAGCAAACCAAAATTGTCGAGGAGCGATTTCACCATTTCCCATTATGCGGGTGAT GTTACTTACCAAACAGAGTTTTTCCTGGACAAGAATAAAGATTATGTTGTTGCAGAGCATCAGGCGCTTCTGAGTGCGTCAAGATGCACCTTTGTGTCTGGCTTGTTCCCACCCCTACCCGAGGAATCTTCCAAATCATCTAAGTTCTCATCTATAGGTTCTCGCTTTAAG CAACAATTACAAGCTTTACTTGAAACGCTCAGTGCTACTGAGCCCCACTATATCCGATGTGTAAAGCCAAATAATCTTCTTAAGCCTACAATTTTCGAAAGCAGTAATGTCCTGCAGCAACTCCGCTGTGGG GGAGTTATGGAGGCAATTAGGATCAGCTGTGCAGGATATCCTACTAGGAAGACTTTCGATGAGTTCATTGGTCGATTTGGCATCCTGGCACCTGATGTTCTGAGTGGAAG CTTTGATGAGATCACTGGGTGCAAGAAGATATTGGAGAGGGTGAACCTTGAAGGTTATCAG GTTGGCAAGACAAAAGTGTTTCTTAGAGCAGGTCAGATGGCAGAACTGGATGCACGCCGAATTGAGGTCCTTGGTAGATCTGCTAGTATTATACAAAGAAAAGTTCGTTCCTATTTGAGTCGCAAAAGTTTTATCCAGTTGCACCTGACTGCAATCCAAATCCAAGCCATTTCAAGAG GACAAGTTGCACGCTGTAGATTTGAGGACATGAGAAGAGAAGCTGCTTGTTTGAAGATCCAGAGAGTTTGGCGCATGTGTTTTGCTAGGCAAGCGTACAAAAATGTGTACTCTTCTGCTCTTTCTATTCAAACTGGTTTACGTGGGATGGCTGCCCGTGATGAGTTGCGGTATAGAAAGCAAACAACGGCTGCCGTTATTCTTCAG AGTCATTGTCGGAAATATTTGGTCCGAGCTTCTTACCTTACATTAAAGAAAGCAGCAATTACCACACAAAGTGCCTGGAGAGGAAGGGTTGCCAGGAGAGAGCTACGGAAACTTAAGTTG GCTGCTAAAGAGACTGGTGCTCTTCAAGCTGCTAAAACTATGTTGGAAAAGCAAGTTGAAGAACTAACCTGGCGGTTGCAGCTGGAGAAGCGCATGAGG GCTGACATTGAGGAAgcaaaaacacaagaaaatgtGAAGTTGCAGTCTGCTTTGCAAGAGATGCAACTTCAGTTTGAAGAAACGAAAGCCATGTTGATCAAGGAACGAGAGGCTGCACAAAAAGCAGCTGAACAGGAGCCCATCGTTCAGGAGGTTCCAGTTGTTGATCATGAATTGATGGATAAGCTTGCGGCTGAAAATGAGAAACTCAAG GCTCTTGTGAGTTCACTGGAAAAGAAGATTGATGAAACAGAGAGAAAGTATGAAGAGACGAACAAGCTTAGTGAGGAGAGATTGAAGCAAGCTATGGAAGCCGAATCCAAGATAATTGAATTGAAGATGAACATGCAGAG GCTTGAAGAGAAACTTTCTGATATGGAAGCCGATGAGGAAGTTCTACGGCAGCAAGCTTTAATGAATGCACCTGTCAAGAAAATGTCAGAACATTTATTGATCAATAAAGATCAG GCACGGGAAAATGGTCATCAT GATCCACAAAGTGCAAGTCCCACAAAAAAAGCTGATGGAGAGTCCGACAACAGACTTAGGAGATCCTTTGTGGAAAAGCAGCAT GAAAATGTTGATTCCCTTATTAGATGTGTGACTCAAGATCTTGGTTTTAGCGAAGGAGTACCGGTCGCTGCATTCACCATATACAAATGTCTCTTACACTGGAGATCACTTGAAGCAGAAAGAACTAACGTATTTGACCGTCTTATTCAGATGATTGGATCTGCGATAGAG AACCAGGATAATAATGAACATATGGCATACTGGCTATCGAATAGTTCTACATTGTTGATTTTGCTTCAACGTAGCTTGAAGGGGACTGGTGGAACTCCAACAAAAAAGGCTTCCCCTGCCACGTCGTTATTTGGGAGGATGACACAG GGTTTCcgttcttccccttcttctgcCAACCTTCCAGTGGGGGGCCGTGTAGTTCGCCAAGTTGAGGCCAAGTATCCTGCTTTGCTTTTCCGGCAGCAGCTTACGGCTTATGTGGAGAAGATATATGGAATTATTCGAGACAACTTGAAGAAGGAATTATCGTCATTTCTATCTTCTTGTATCCAG gcaCCCAGAACTTCAAGGGCTAATTCTTTAAGATCATCTGGACGGTCATTTGGAAATAGTTCTCCAGCTAACCACTGGCATGGCATCATTGAGAGTCTTAATGGCCTTCTACGTACTTTGACAGAAAATTAT GTGCCGCCTGTCCTTGTACAGAAAATATTTACCCAGACATTTTCCTACATGAATGTGCAGCTTTTTAACAG CCTGCTGCTTCGGCGGGAGTGCTGCACATTTGGCAATGGAGAATATGTTAAAGCTGGTTTAGCTGAATTGGAACTATGGTGTGGCCAAGCAAAACAAGAA TATGCAGGTTCATCCTGGGATGAGCTCAAGCACATAAGGCAAGCTGTTGGATTCTTG GTGATCCACCAGAAGTCGAGAATTTCGTATGATGACATCACAAATGACCTTTGCCCT GTCCTGAGTGTTCAGCAGCTTTATCGGATCTGTACACTATACTGGGATGACAACTACAACACTCGAAGTGTCTCTCCTGAT GTAATCTCTAGCATGAGGATCCTCATGACAGAGGATTCTAGCAATGAAGCAAGCAACTCTTTTCTGTTGGATGACACTTCCAG CATACCTTTCTCGGTTGACGACATCTCCAGTTCCCTCCAAGTGAAGGATCTTTCTGGCGTAAAACCCGCTGTGGATCTACTTGAGAATCCAGCCTTCCAATTTTTACGGGAATAA